From one Humulus lupulus chromosome 8, drHumLupu1.1, whole genome shotgun sequence genomic stretch:
- the LOC133793742 gene encoding uncharacterized protein LOC133793742: MKHYMLARVIIKERKVEVWDSLAHEKSPILQSSKIVEILRNLDLGLENQIKNTPCNFNFASFCIVRATNVPRQSNLYDCGVFVILFMIHGCKLDSRSFMFDSNEERCYITTWLASSNFNKNIGELMQKARYYNSRRR; encoded by the exons ATGAAACACTACATGCTTGCTCGAGtaattataaaagaaagaaaagttgaAGTTTGGGACTCACTTGCTCATGAAAAGTCTCCTATATTACAATCATCTAAGATTGTCGAGATT TTACGCAATCTTGATTTGGGCTTGGagaatcaaataaaaaatacCCCTTGTAATTtcaattttgctagcttttgtaTTGTTCGTGCAACTAATGTCCCTAGACAATCAAATTTGTACGATTGTGGAGTCTTCGTCATATTATTTATGATTCATGGTTGCAAGCTTGATTCAAGGTCTTTCATG TTTGACTCTAATGAAGAGAGGTGTTACATAACTACGTGGCTTGCAAGTTCAAACTTCAATAAGAATATAGGAGAATTAATGCAGAAAGCCCGATATTACAATTCAAGAAGACGATAA